One part of the Pecten maximus chromosome 9, xPecMax1.1, whole genome shotgun sequence genome encodes these proteins:
- the LOC117334187 gene encoding centromere protein H-like: protein MDVSPVAGEGHQQPMASTPLDSPEEDHQETSTTLLAKQNWLQAQIDNHKAVMLAGSTADEDTGGKADVLADLEKKLVDAYIEKDRKELIIKRMQMGEFLIKQLFEQSTADGIDPAEKEKQTVRIKYLKELLDKQCGLVSGIMKNVKEMEPKKKRLVELKKQNFDQMGTNRHDMEALQDRQNPKVTDNQDPETQQLLEELDKSLQKITIVRNTLQAVIVGSGINWAQDPAMQELVLEMGKKLEL, encoded by the exons ATGGATGTGTCTCCTGTGGCTGGTGAAGGCCATCAGCAACCCATGGCTTCGACACCCTTGGACTCTCCTGAGGAGGACCATCAGGAAACGAGTACAACTCTCCTAGCAAAACAAAACTGGCTTCAGGCTCAGATAGACAACCACAAGGCAGTGATGTTAGCAG GATCTACTGCTGATGAAGACACCGGTGGAAAAGCAGATGT ATTGGCAGATTTGGAGAAGAAACTTGTAGATGCATACATTGAGAAAGATAGGAAGGAACTGATCATTAAGAG GATGCAGATGGGAGAATTTCTCATAAAACAGTTATTTGAACAGTCCACAGCAGACGGTATTGACCCAGCAGAAAAGGAGAAGCAGACAGTTAGAAtaaa GTATTTGAAGGAATTACTTGACAAACAGTGTGGACTTGTGAGTGGAATCATGAAGAATGTAAAG gaAATGGAACCCAAAAAGAAAAGACTGGTTGAGCTAAAGAAGCAGAATTTTG atCAGATGGGGACAAACAGACATGATATGGAAGCTCTCCAGGATCGACAGAATCCGAAGGTTACGGACAACCAGGACCCGGAGACACAGCA ACTGCTTGAAGAACTCGACAAAAGTCTGCAGAAGATCACAATAGTCCGTAATACCCTACAGGCTGTCATTGTAGGCAGTGGTATTAACTGGGCTCAGGACCCTGCCATGCAGGAACTGGTTCTGGAAATGGGCAAGAAGCTAGAGTTGTAA